TTTTCCAGGCGGACTGAATCACTTCGGCTTCGACGGCCTGGGGTACGACGGCGATGCCGTCCACATCGGCAAACACCAGATCGCCGGGCGCAAAGTAAACGCCACCGATTTCCACGGGCACATCAACGTCGATAATTCGTTGACGGTCCTTACTGTCATAGGGAGAGGTTCCGACAGCCCAGACGGGAAACTGCATGGATCGCATCTGACGAACATCACGAACCGCACCATCGATGATGGCACCCGCACAGCCCCGATGTTTGACGGCGGTGGAAAGCAATTCGCCCCAGATCCCCGAGCGCATTGAACCGCTGGCGGCGGCAATGAAGACTTCATCGGCGTTGATCGAGTCGACGGCTTTCAGTTCCAGTTCATAAGGGCTGGGATCGACATGGTACATGTCAGCCCAGAGGCTGGTTTTGCAGCGTCCGACGACGACCGATTCTACAGTCATCGGCAGCAACTCTTTACGCGGCGACTGATTCGTGTACC
The sequence above is a segment of the Gimesia algae genome. Coding sequences within it:
- a CDS encoding RraA family protein, which produces MNQPQPETITPETITFDMMREHLHSAIICDALDALGYTNQSPRKELLPMTVESVVVGRCKTSLWADMYHVDPSPYELELKAVDSINADEVFIAAASGSMRSGIWGELLSTAVKHRGCAGAIIDGAVRDVRQMRSMQFPVWAVGTSPYDSKDRQRIIDVDVPVEIGGVYFAPGDLVFADVDGIAVVPQAVEAEVIQSAWKKVHEENTFRDSIKNGMSATEAFAKYGIL